The following are encoded together in the Mycolicibacterium arabiense genome:
- a CDS encoding oxygenase MpaB family protein: MTISENPVEWPVSAPEPGKAGPTGRRGASFDDGLMGVALLAGPANVIMQLARPGVGYGVLESRVESGRVDLHPIKRARTTFTYLAVATKGTEAQKAAYRRAVNKAHAQVYSTDDSPVKYHAFDKDLQLWVAACLYKGGVDVHRLFVGELDAEKADQHYSDGMNLGTTLQVPPEMWPPNRAAFDEYWQRSLERVHIDDTVRDYLYPIAASRVRGVKLPGPIQRRSEDFALLITTGFLPQRFRDEMRLPWDERRQQRFDRVIAVLRAVNDAVPAFVRQFPFNVLLKDVDRRIRKGIPLV; the protein is encoded by the coding sequence ATGACGATCAGCGAGAATCCGGTGGAGTGGCCGGTCAGCGCACCGGAGCCCGGCAAGGCCGGCCCGACCGGCCGGCGCGGGGCAAGCTTCGACGACGGACTGATGGGCGTCGCGCTTCTCGCCGGTCCGGCGAACGTCATCATGCAGCTGGCGCGCCCCGGCGTCGGCTACGGCGTGCTCGAGAGCCGGGTCGAGAGCGGCCGCGTCGACCTGCACCCGATCAAGCGGGCACGCACCACGTTCACCTACCTTGCCGTCGCGACGAAGGGCACCGAGGCGCAGAAGGCCGCGTATCGCAGGGCGGTCAACAAGGCGCATGCGCAGGTCTACTCGACCGACGACAGCCCGGTGAAGTACCACGCCTTCGACAAGGACCTGCAGTTGTGGGTCGCGGCCTGCCTCTACAAGGGCGGCGTCGACGTCCACCGGCTCTTCGTCGGGGAACTCGACGCCGAGAAGGCCGACCAGCACTACTCCGACGGCATGAACCTCGGCACCACGTTGCAGGTGCCACCGGAGATGTGGCCACCCAATCGCGCCGCGTTCGACGAGTACTGGCAGCGCTCACTGGAACGGGTCCACATCGACGACACCGTCCGCGACTACCTCTATCCCATTGCCGCCAGCCGGGTTCGGGGCGTCAAGCTGCCCGGGCCGATCCAGCGCCGATCCGAGGACTTCGCGCTGCTGATCACCACTGGGTTCCTGCCGCAGCGATTTCGCGACGAGATGCGCCTGCCCTGGGACGAACGGCGCCAGCAGCGATTCGACCGGGTGATCGCCGTCCTGCGAGCGGTCAACGACGCCGTGCCTGCCTTCGTCAGGCAGTTCCCGTTCAACGTTCTGCTCAAGGACGTGGACCGGCGGATCCGCAAGGGCATCCCGCTCGTCTGA
- a CDS encoding TetR/AcrR family transcriptional regulator — MAQVRPYGGVEAAERLADRRRRFIDAGLELLGGEAVPADLTVRAICREAGLAARYFYEGFTDKDQFVGAVFDAVIAELAATTQAAVAAAQCAEQNRAGMANIVHAVASDARIGRLLFSAQLSNSVVAAKRAESGVLLAMLYGREIGMALRVDQGERASRKGMATAHFAVGGVGQTISAWLAGDVDLTPDELVDQLAAILDTITRPRLHGGD, encoded by the coding sequence ATGGCTCAAGTCAGGCCGTACGGCGGCGTCGAGGCGGCAGAACGTCTCGCCGACCGTCGACGACGGTTCATCGACGCCGGCCTGGAGTTGCTCGGCGGCGAGGCCGTGCCCGCCGATCTGACGGTCCGGGCGATCTGCCGCGAGGCCGGACTGGCAGCGCGCTACTTCTACGAGGGCTTCACCGACAAGGACCAGTTCGTCGGCGCCGTCTTCGACGCCGTGATCGCCGAACTCGCCGCCACCACGCAGGCCGCCGTCGCGGCAGCGCAGTGCGCCGAACAGAACCGGGCGGGCATGGCCAACATCGTGCATGCCGTGGCCTCCGACGCCCGGATCGGCAGACTGCTCTTCAGCGCGCAGCTGTCGAATTCGGTGGTGGCGGCCAAGCGCGCCGAGTCCGGGGTGCTGCTCGCGATGCTCTACGGCCGCGAGATCGGCATGGCGCTACGCGTCGATCAGGGCGAACGGGCCAGCCGCAAGGGCATGGCGACCGCCCACTTCGCGGTCGGCGGCGTTGGGCAGACCATCAGCGCCTGGCTGGCAGGTGACGTCGACCTGACTCCCGACGAACTCGTCGACCAGCTGGCAGCGATTCTCGACACCATCACCCGCCCGCGCCTGCATGGCGGCGACTGA
- a CDS encoding VOC family protein, translating into MIKPAGRNAEFELGGINHVALVCSDMAKTVDFYSGVLGMPLVKSLDLPGGMGQHFFFDAGNGDCVAFFWFTEAPDGVPGISQPSAIPGIGEIVSGVGSLNHLAFHVPSEKFDEYRKRLKDKGVRVGPVLNHDESPAQVSATLHPGVYVRSFYFQDPDGITLEFACWTKEFDDSDTGTVARTAADRRVP; encoded by the coding sequence ATGATCAAACCTGCCGGCCGCAACGCGGAGTTCGAACTCGGCGGCATCAACCACGTCGCCCTGGTGTGCTCGGACATGGCGAAGACCGTCGACTTCTACTCCGGTGTCCTGGGCATGCCACTGGTGAAGTCGCTGGATCTACCCGGTGGCATGGGGCAGCACTTCTTCTTCGACGCAGGCAACGGCGACTGCGTGGCGTTCTTCTGGTTCACCGAGGCGCCCGACGGCGTGCCCGGCATCTCGCAGCCCTCGGCCATTCCGGGAATCGGCGAGATCGTCAGCGGCGTGGGGTCGCTCAACCACCTGGCCTTCCACGTGCCTTCGGAGAAGTTCGACGAGTACCGCAAGCGGCTGAAGGACAAGGGCGTGCGGGTGGGCCCGGTGCTCAACCACGACGAGAGCCCGGCCCAGGTGTCGGCGACGCTCCATCCCGGCGTGTACGTGCGGTCCTTCTACTTCCAGGACCCCGACGGCATCACGCTCGAATTCGCCTGCTGGACCAAGGAATTCGACGACTCCGACACCGGCACCGTGGCGCGCACCGCCGCGGACCGGCGAGTGCCCTGA
- a CDS encoding alpha/beta hydrolase, giving the protein MSRNPGTAPGVTREFIGLDSPSARRAGSGGHPCQGVYYRGVGRKPKVGMIAAHYQVDFSEHYLAEYMATRGIGFLGWNTRFRGFESSFLLDHALVDIGVGVRWLREVAGVESIVLLGNSGGGSLMAAYQAQAVDPHVVPVGGMRPAAGLGDLMAADGYVASAAHPGRPEVLTAWMDGAVIDEADPVASDPDLDLFDESNGPPYAPEFIKRYRAAQVARNHAITEWAEDELKRVRAAGFSDRPFTVHRTWADPRMVDPTIEPTKRPANTCYAGEPVRANRSARGIAAACTLRNWMGMWSLRHAQTRAEPHLARIECPALVINAEQDTGVFPSDAKRIYDALASTDKTMCVIDSDHYFTTPGARSEQADVIAKWIGKRWR; this is encoded by the coding sequence ATGAGCAGGAATCCAGGGACCGCACCCGGCGTCACACGCGAGTTCATCGGACTGGACTCACCGTCTGCTCGACGTGCCGGCTCCGGTGGGCACCCCTGCCAGGGCGTCTACTACCGCGGGGTCGGCCGCAAGCCCAAGGTGGGCATGATCGCCGCCCACTATCAGGTGGACTTCTCCGAGCACTACCTCGCCGAGTACATGGCGACCCGCGGCATCGGGTTCCTCGGCTGGAACACCAGGTTCCGCGGATTCGAGAGCAGCTTCCTACTCGACCACGCGCTCGTCGACATCGGCGTCGGCGTCCGCTGGCTGCGCGAGGTTGCTGGGGTGGAATCCATTGTCCTACTTGGCAACTCCGGCGGTGGGTCGCTGATGGCCGCATACCAGGCGCAGGCCGTCGACCCGCACGTCGTGCCCGTCGGCGGGATGCGGCCGGCCGCGGGCCTCGGCGACCTGATGGCCGCCGACGGGTACGTCGCCAGCGCCGCGCATCCTGGCAGGCCCGAGGTGCTCACCGCCTGGATGGACGGCGCGGTCATCGACGAAGCCGACCCCGTGGCAAGCGATCCCGACCTCGACCTGTTCGACGAGTCCAACGGCCCGCCGTATGCGCCGGAGTTCATCAAGCGGTACCGCGCCGCGCAGGTGGCCCGGAATCACGCAATCACCGAGTGGGCCGAGGACGAGCTGAAACGCGTTCGTGCAGCGGGCTTCTCGGATAGGCCATTCACCGTGCACCGCACCTGGGCCGATCCGCGCATGGTGGACCCCACCATCGAGCCTACGAAGCGCCCGGCGAACACCTGCTATGCGGGCGAGCCGGTGCGGGCCAACCGTTCGGCACGCGGGATCGCCGCCGCATGCACGCTGCGCAACTGGATGGGCATGTGGAGCCTGCGCCACGCCCAGACCCGCGCCGAGCCGCACCTCGCCCGCATCGAATGCCCGGCCCTGGTCATCAACGCCGAACAGGACACCGGCGTCTTCCCGTCGGACGCCAAGCGGATCTACGACGCGCTGGCGAGCACCGACAAGACGATGTGCGTCATCGACTCCGACCACTACTTCACGACGCCAGGCGCGCGCAGCGAGCAGGCCGACGTCATCGCCAAGTGGATCGGCAAGCGGTGGCGGTGA
- a CDS encoding 2-hydroxyacid dehydrogenase, translating to MKPVRVLAHFVPGDKVLDFVAQQADWLDVRFCAEDDDATFERELPEADVIWHVLRPLSGADVERAVRCRLIHKLGAGVNTIDVDAATRHGIAVANMPGANAASVAEGTLLLMLAALRRLPQLDRATRAGRGWPSDPSLGETVRDIGGCTVGLVGYGNVAKSVETFLTAMGADVVHTSTRDDGHPGWRSLSDLLATSDVVSLHLPLTAATEGMIDAEALATMKADAVLVNTSRGAIVDEAALMAALREGRLAAAGLDVFATEPVEADNPLLRLDNVVVTPHVTWYTADTMRRYLVHAVDNCERLRDGRHLVNLVNEVPDGPG from the coding sequence GTGAAACCCGTACGCGTGCTCGCCCACTTCGTGCCGGGCGACAAGGTGCTCGACTTCGTTGCGCAACAAGCGGATTGGTTGGACGTCCGGTTCTGCGCCGAGGACGACGATGCGACGTTCGAGCGCGAGCTGCCCGAGGCCGACGTCATCTGGCACGTACTGCGTCCGCTGTCGGGAGCCGACGTCGAGCGGGCCGTGCGGTGCCGGCTGATCCACAAGCTGGGCGCCGGGGTCAACACCATCGACGTCGACGCCGCCACGCGCCACGGGATCGCGGTGGCCAACATGCCGGGCGCCAACGCTGCGTCGGTCGCCGAGGGCACGCTGCTGCTGATGCTGGCTGCGCTGCGTCGCCTGCCCCAACTGGACCGGGCAACCCGGGCCGGGCGGGGCTGGCCGTCGGACCCGTCGCTCGGCGAGACCGTCCGCGACATCGGCGGGTGCACCGTCGGCCTGGTCGGGTACGGCAACGTCGCCAAGAGCGTCGAGACCTTTCTGACCGCGATGGGTGCCGACGTGGTGCACACCAGTACGCGTGATGACGGCCATCCCGGATGGCGCTCCCTGTCCGATCTGCTCGCCACCAGTGACGTGGTGTCGCTGCACCTGCCGCTGACTGCGGCGACCGAGGGCATGATCGACGCCGAAGCGCTGGCGACGATGAAGGCCGACGCGGTGCTGGTGAACACCTCGCGCGGCGCGATCGTCGACGAGGCGGCCCTGATGGCCGCGCTGCGCGAAGGCCGTCTCGCCGCGGCCGGTCTCGACGTCTTCGCCACCGAACCGGTCGAGGCCGACAATCCGCTGCTGCGCCTCGACAACGTCGTCGTCACGCCCCACGTGACCTGGTACACGGCCGACACGATGCGCCGCTACCTGGTCCACGCCGTGGACAACTGCGAGCGTCTGCGAGACGGGCGGCACCTGGTGAACCTGGTGAACGAGGTGCCTGACGGACCGGGGTGA
- a CDS encoding acyl-CoA dehydrogenase has protein sequence MPIAILSEHTDLAESVRSFVKRVAPSEVLHEALENPIPNPPTYWKGASEQGLQGVHLSEDVGGQGFGILELAIVLAEFGYGAVPGPFVPSAIASALISANDPADKRLEGLASGEVIAAYALHSTLTATKQGGGLVIRGEVRAVPAAEQASVLVLPVAIDGGEEWVVLDADQVEIEAVASVDPLRPVAHVRANAVEVADDRVLSNLSRPLARALITTLLSAEAIGVARWATDTAAEYAKIREQFGRPIGQFQAIKHKCANMIAETERATAAVWDAARAIDELAEKGAEGSAFEFAAAVAGTLAPAATLHTTQDCIQVHGGIGFTWEHDTNVYYRRAIVLAASFGRAADYPQRVVDVATSTGMRPIEVDLDSDTQKLREEIRAEVAALKAMPSEDRTTAIAEGGWVQPHLPKPWGRSASPIEQIITAQEFSTGRVKRPQMGIAAWIIPSIVAFGTNDQQQRFLPPTFRGEMIWCQLFSEPGAGSDLASLTTKATKVDGGWRITGQKIWTTGAQYSEWGALLARTDPSAPKHQGITYFLLDMKSEGVEVKPLRELTGNAMFNTVFIDDVFVPDELVLGEVNRGWEVSRNTLTNERVSIGGSEPPFLASLDQFVAFLAEGHFDQIEQHEAGRLIAEGHAAKLLNMRSTLLTLAGGDPMPAAAISKLLSMKTGQGYAEFGVSSFGTDAVIGDQGEASGKWAEYLLAGRATTIYGGTSEVQLNIIAERLLGLPRDP, from the coding sequence ATGCCCATAGCGATCCTGTCCGAGCACACCGACTTAGCCGAGTCCGTGCGCTCGTTCGTCAAGCGGGTGGCCCCGTCGGAGGTCCTCCACGAAGCGCTGGAGAACCCGATCCCCAACCCGCCCACCTACTGGAAGGGCGCTTCCGAGCAGGGGCTGCAGGGCGTCCACCTGTCCGAGGACGTCGGCGGCCAGGGCTTCGGCATCCTCGAACTGGCGATCGTGCTCGCGGAGTTCGGCTACGGCGCGGTGCCCGGCCCGTTCGTCCCATCGGCCATCGCCAGCGCGCTCATCAGCGCCAACGACCCGGCGGACAAACGCCTCGAAGGCCTGGCCTCCGGTGAGGTCATCGCCGCCTACGCTCTGCACTCCACGCTCACCGCCACCAAGCAGGGCGGTGGCCTCGTCATCCGCGGCGAGGTCCGCGCCGTGCCCGCCGCCGAGCAGGCGTCGGTTCTGGTGCTGCCGGTCGCCATCGATGGCGGCGAAGAGTGGGTGGTCCTCGACGCCGACCAGGTCGAGATCGAAGCGGTCGCGAGCGTCGACCCACTGCGTCCGGTCGCACACGTGCGCGCCAACGCCGTCGAGGTCGCCGATGACCGCGTCCTGTCCAACCTGAGCCGGCCGCTGGCCCGTGCACTCATCACCACGCTGCTGTCCGCGGAGGCCATCGGCGTCGCACGCTGGGCCACCGACACCGCCGCCGAGTACGCAAAGATCCGCGAGCAGTTCGGCCGCCCGATCGGTCAGTTCCAGGCCATCAAGCACAAGTGCGCCAACATGATCGCTGAGACCGAGCGCGCCACCGCCGCCGTATGGGACGCCGCCCGCGCCATCGACGAGCTGGCCGAGAAGGGCGCCGAGGGCAGCGCGTTCGAGTTCGCCGCAGCCGTGGCCGGCACCCTGGCTCCCGCTGCCACCCTGCACACCACGCAGGACTGCATCCAGGTGCACGGCGGCATCGGGTTCACCTGGGAGCACGACACCAACGTCTACTACCGGCGCGCGATCGTGCTCGCGGCGTCGTTCGGCCGTGCCGCCGACTACCCGCAGCGCGTCGTCGACGTCGCCACGTCGACCGGTATGCGCCCCATCGAGGTCGACCTCGACTCCGACACCCAGAAGCTGCGCGAAGAGATCCGCGCGGAAGTCGCTGCGCTGAAGGCGATGCCAAGCGAGGACCGCACCACCGCGATCGCCGAGGGCGGCTGGGTGCAGCCACACCTGCCCAAGCCGTGGGGCCGCTCCGCCAGCCCGATCGAGCAAATCATCACCGCCCAGGAGTTCTCCACCGGCCGCGTCAAGCGCCCGCAGATGGGCATCGCCGCGTGGATCATCCCGTCGATCGTCGCCTTCGGCACCAACGACCAGCAGCAGCGCTTCCTCCCGCCGACGTTCCGCGGCGAGATGATCTGGTGCCAGCTGTTCTCCGAGCCCGGCGCCGGTTCCGACCTGGCGAGCCTCACCACCAAGGCCACCAAGGTCGATGGCGGCTGGCGCATCACCGGCCAGAAGATCTGGACCACCGGTGCCCAGTACTCCGAGTGGGGCGCGCTCCTGGCTCGCACCGATCCCAGCGCGCCGAAGCACCAGGGCATCACGTACTTCCTGCTCGACATGAAGTCCGAGGGCGTCGAGGTGAAGCCGCTGCGCGAGCTGACCGGCAACGCGATGTTCAACACCGTCTTCATCGACGACGTGTTCGTGCCCGACGAGCTCGTGCTCGGCGAGGTGAACCGCGGCTGGGAGGTCAGCCGCAACACCCTCACCAACGAGCGGGTGTCGATCGGCGGCAGCGAGCCGCCGTTCCTGGCGAGCCTCGACCAGTTCGTGGCATTCCTCGCCGAGGGGCACTTCGACCAGATCGAGCAGCACGAGGCAGGCAGGCTGATCGCCGAGGGACACGCCGCCAAGCTGCTGAACATGCGCTCCACGCTGCTGACGCTGGCCGGCGGTGACCCGATGCCCGCAGCCGCGATCAGCAAGCTGCTGTCGATGAAGACCGGCCAGGGCTACGCCGAGTTCGGCGTCTCCTCGTTCGGCACCGACGCGGTGATCGGCGATCAGGGCGAAGCGTCCGGCAAGTGGGCGGAGTACCTGCTCGCCGGTCGCGCCACGACGATCTACGGCGGCACGTCCGAGGTGCAGCTGAACATCATCGCCGAGCGTCTGCTCGGTCTGCCGCGCGATCCGTAG
- a CDS encoding thiol-disulfide oxidoreductase DCC family protein, which produces MSDSENASTAPVLLYDGVCGVCNRGVRTILRFDRRGTLRFAALDSDFARGVIARHPELADVDSVVYVTNPGGSDETVDIQSAAMFRVAEYLGGPWRLTLAARAIPPFLRDWAYARFAEVRYHVGGQYDTCPIPPPEVRSRFIDAA; this is translated from the coding sequence GTGAGTGACTCCGAGAATGCCTCGACCGCACCGGTTCTGCTGTACGACGGGGTCTGCGGGGTGTGCAACCGCGGGGTGCGAACCATTCTCCGATTCGACCGGCGGGGCACGTTGCGGTTCGCGGCGCTGGACAGCGACTTCGCCCGCGGCGTCATCGCCCGTCATCCAGAATTGGCCGACGTCGATTCCGTTGTCTACGTGACCAATCCCGGCGGGAGCGACGAAACCGTCGACATCCAGTCGGCGGCCATGTTCCGGGTTGCGGAGTACCTGGGCGGCCCCTGGCGGCTGACGCTGGCGGCACGTGCGATCCCGCCCTTCCTCCGAGACTGGGCCTACGCCCGCTTCGCCGAGGTCCGCTATCACGTCGGCGGACAGTACGACACCTGCCCCATCCCGCCGCCGGAGGTCCGCAGCCGGTTCATCGACGCCGCCTGA
- a CDS encoding LysR family substrate-binding domain-containing protein: MDAVVANLVTLSGTRHGVLRLGYLIGTGADLLFRMVRHFEAVYPDVTVEPIEYDFGDPTAGLGDGTTEVAIIRPPVDLPEHRMLMLDSESWVACLPRDHRLAERTEVRIAELLDDPIVCAPLTAGPWRDYWLAMDVRGNRPPTIAAIAATYEAETTSIARGLGISFTTSSVARFYDRPGIVYVPITDRPPSHTALAWHPARLSPQAEALVRLVQSQWSFGDASDVAPIDNSAL; this comes from the coding sequence GTGGACGCCGTCGTCGCCAACCTCGTCACGCTGTCCGGCACCCGACACGGCGTATTGCGGCTGGGGTACTTGATCGGCACCGGGGCCGATCTCCTGTTCCGGATGGTCCGGCACTTCGAGGCCGTCTACCCGGACGTCACGGTCGAGCCGATCGAGTACGACTTCGGCGACCCCACCGCGGGCCTGGGCGACGGCACCACCGAGGTGGCGATCATCCGGCCGCCGGTCGACCTGCCCGAACACCGCATGCTGATGCTCGACTCCGAGTCCTGGGTTGCGTGCCTGCCGCGTGACCACCGACTCGCCGAGCGCACCGAGGTCCGGATCGCCGAGCTGCTCGACGACCCCATCGTGTGCGCACCGCTGACGGCCGGGCCATGGCGGGACTACTGGCTGGCGATGGACGTCCGCGGCAACCGGCCGCCCACCATTGCAGCGATCGCAGCGACGTACGAGGCGGAGACGACGTCGATCGCGCGCGGTCTCGGGATCAGCTTCACGACGTCGTCGGTGGCCCGCTTCTACGACCGTCCCGGCATCGTTTACGTGCCGATCACGGATCGGCCGCCCAGCCATACGGCTCTAGCGTGGCATCCCGCCAGGCTCTCGCCGCAGGCGGAAGCCCTGGTCAGACTGGTGCAGTCGCAGTGGAGCTTCGGTGACGCGTCCGACGTCGCACCGATTGATAACTCCGCGTTATGA
- a CDS encoding APC family permease, translating into MTDTPVRPTDPAPPALNAEDAKLAELGYTQKLDRSVGTLASFAIGFATISATTAVFTGFGAGYFTAGAPFVWTLLLAGAVFALWTFIAADLTAKLPLAGYSYQWISRINGPDLAWFTGFIALMGWVCGMTGVGFILSGYLGGLMGWTLTQSTQILLAIAVVFVCVLINIYGVRFATMVNNIGVSLELVITVGATALIAIIAFSAPENHQPISVLFTGGESGDKDSYMLAWLAAALGPFFGLIGVESGADVAEETKNARHVVPKTMFYALVTSIVIELLMYVVYVLAIKDVAAVEANSSAPIEEIITQQAGPVVTKIIVAVALTNILACLLANILVATRLTYSMARDNMLPFSKVWRHVSPTRKTPTFAVIGLGVLSTMLLLSALVNEKAFNYIIGIASLLFFFVYILQTIGLLVGYRKGTIPAPEPGTFDLGRWRLPLYVTALVVFLGVAVALLFLPQFTSNKWVFLGIVVIAAIWWATGLKSRLRNGDAGATYAKTHDL; encoded by the coding sequence ATGACCGACACACCCGTACGACCGACCGACCCCGCGCCGCCGGCGCTGAACGCCGAGGACGCCAAGCTCGCCGAACTCGGCTACACCCAGAAACTCGACCGCTCGGTCGGCACACTCGCGTCGTTCGCGATCGGCTTCGCCACGATCAGCGCCACCACCGCGGTGTTCACCGGCTTCGGCGCCGGCTACTTCACCGCGGGTGCACCGTTCGTGTGGACGCTGCTGTTGGCAGGCGCGGTCTTCGCGCTCTGGACGTTCATCGCGGCCGACCTCACCGCGAAGCTCCCGCTCGCCGGCTACTCCTATCAGTGGATCAGCCGCATCAACGGTCCCGACCTCGCCTGGTTCACCGGCTTCATCGCCCTGATGGGCTGGGTGTGCGGCATGACCGGGGTCGGCTTCATCCTGTCCGGGTACCTCGGCGGACTGATGGGCTGGACGCTGACCCAGAGCACGCAAATCCTGCTCGCGATCGCCGTCGTCTTCGTCTGCGTGCTGATCAACATCTACGGCGTGCGGTTCGCGACGATGGTCAACAACATCGGCGTCAGCCTCGAACTCGTGATCACCGTCGGCGCCACCGCCCTGATCGCCATCATCGCGTTCTCGGCGCCGGAGAACCACCAGCCGATCTCGGTGCTGTTCACCGGCGGCGAGTCCGGCGACAAGGACTCCTACATGCTGGCCTGGCTGGCCGCCGCGCTCGGCCCGTTCTTCGGCCTGATCGGCGTGGAGTCCGGCGCCGACGTCGCCGAGGAGACCAAGAACGCGCGCCACGTCGTGCCCAAGACCATGTTCTACGCGCTGGTCACGTCGATCGTCATCGAGCTGCTGATGTACGTCGTCTACGTGCTCGCCATCAAGGACGTGGCGGCGGTCGAGGCCAACTCGTCGGCACCGATCGAGGAGATCATCACCCAGCAGGCCGGGCCGGTCGTCACCAAGATCATCGTGGCGGTGGCGCTCACCAACATCCTCGCCTGCCTGCTGGCCAACATCCTGGTCGCGACGCGGCTCACCTACTCGATGGCCCGCGACAACATGCTGCCGTTCTCCAAGGTGTGGCGGCACGTCTCGCCGACGCGAAAGACGCCCACGTTCGCGGTGATTGGGCTCGGCGTCCTGTCGACGATGCTGCTGTTGTCGGCGCTGGTCAACGAGAAGGCGTTCAACTACATCATCGGCATCGCGTCGCTGCTGTTCTTCTTCGTCTACATCCTGCAGACGATCGGTCTACTCGTCGGCTACCGCAAGGGCACCATCCCCGCACCGGAGCCCGGCACGTTCGACCTCGGCCGCTGGCGTCTGCCCCTCTACGTCACCGCCCTCGTGGTGTTCCTCGGCGTGGCCGTGGCACTGCTGTTCCTCCCGCAGTTCACCAGCAACAAGTGGGTCTTCCTCGGCATCGTCGTCATCGCGGCGATCTGGTGGGCCACCGGCCTCAAGTCGCGGCTACGCAATGGCGACGCCGGTGCCACCTACGCCAAGACCCACGACCTCTGA
- a CDS encoding aminotransferase class IV gives MTSTSLGTSNLVAVEPGAIREDTPPGSVIQYSDYELDTSSPFAGGVAWIEGEYMPAEDAKISIFDTGFGHSDLTYTVAHVWHGNVFRLGDHLDRLLDGARKLRLDAGMTKDELADITKRCIAMSQLRESFVNLTVTRGYGRRKGEKDLSKLTHQVYIYAIPYLWAFPPAEQIFGTTAIVPRHVRRAGRNTVDPTIKNYQWGDLTAASFEAKDRGARTAILLDSDSCVAEGPGFNVCIVKDGKLASPSRNALPGITRKTVFEIADAMGIEATLRDVTSHELYDADEIMAVTTAGGVTPINSLDGEPIGNGEPGPMTVAIRDRFWALMDEPGPLIEAIDY, from the coding sequence ATGACTTCCACCTCCCTCGGCACCAGCAACCTCGTCGCCGTCGAACCCGGCGCCATCCGCGAGGACACCCCACCCGGTTCGGTGATCCAGTACAGCGACTACGAACTCGACACCTCGAGCCCCTTCGCAGGCGGCGTGGCGTGGATCGAAGGCGAATACATGCCCGCCGAGGACGCGAAGATCTCCATCTTCGACACCGGCTTCGGCCACTCCGACCTGACCTACACCGTCGCCCACGTGTGGCACGGCAACGTCTTTCGGCTCGGCGACCACCTGGACCGCCTCCTCGACGGCGCACGCAAGCTGCGCCTGGACGCCGGCATGACCAAGGACGAACTAGCCGACATCACCAAGCGGTGCATCGCAATGTCCCAGCTGCGCGAGTCGTTCGTGAACCTGACCGTGACGCGCGGGTACGGACGGCGCAAGGGCGAGAAGGACCTGAGCAAGCTGACCCACCAGGTCTACATCTACGCGATCCCGTACCTGTGGGCGTTCCCGCCCGCCGAGCAGATCTTCGGCACCACCGCGATCGTGCCGCGGCACGTGCGCCGCGCCGGCCGCAACACCGTCGACCCGACGATCAAGAACTACCAGTGGGGCGACCTGACCGCGGCCAGCTTCGAGGCCAAGGACCGCGGCGCGCGTACCGCGATCCTGCTCGACTCCGACAGCTGCGTCGCCGAGGGTCCGGGCTTCAACGTCTGCATCGTCAAGGACGGCAAGCTGGCGTCCCCGTCACGAAATGCGTTGCCGGGCATCACCCGCAAGACGGTCTTCGAGATCGCCGACGCCATGGGCATCGAGGCCACGCTGCGCGACGTCACCAGCCACGAGCTGTACGACGCCGACGAGATCATGGCCGTCACCACCGCCGGCGGCGTCACGCCGATCAACTCGCTCGACGGCGAGCCGATCGGCAACGGCGAGCCGGGCCCCATGACGGTGGCGATCCGCGACCGGTTCTGGGCGCTGATGGACGAGCCGGGCCCCCTGATCGAGGCGATCGACTACTGA
- a CDS encoding acyl carrier protein — MATGETGFDDVTFDLISVQYHSLKAGHDYGQYVRDARNAGLDDVASFFEEVMSQDSERAARCHQFLGQLQSSDA, encoded by the coding sequence ATGGCAACAGGCGAAACCGGGTTCGACGACGTGACGTTCGATCTCATCTCGGTCCAGTACCACTCACTCAAGGCGGGCCACGACTACGGGCAGTACGTGCGCGACGCGCGCAACGCCGGCCTCGACGACGTGGCATCGTTCTTCGAGGAGGTCATGTCCCAGGACTCGGAGCGGGCAGCGCGCTGCCACCAATTCCTAGGGCAGCTACAAAGTTCCGACGCATAG